From a region of the Impatiens glandulifera chromosome 4, dImpGla2.1, whole genome shotgun sequence genome:
- the LOC124936171 gene encoding E3 ubiquitin-protein ligase UPL3-like isoform X2 — protein METRSRKRAEATSSAPSSSPVTRSSKRARTSAAAAAAAAATPSLAVSTTSKVAVTVTTSDRGRSISTRSRGGRSKELSVSSTKMDSTNEPSGSGNRGGRRGRNNPAEKGKEKEHEVRVRDREREREIERNILEMEAGADEDDNDSEGAAGLLHQNLTSANSALQGLLRKLGAGLDDFFPPSAIASSSQQNGRLKKILSGLRSDGEEGKQVEALTQLCEMLSIGTEESLSSFSVDSFVPVLVGLLNHESNPDIMLLAARALTHLCDVLPSSCAAVVHYGAVSCLVARLLTIEYMDLAEQSLQALKKISQEHPTACLRAGALMAVLSYLDFFSTGVQRVALSTAANMCKKLPSDAADFVMEAVPLLTNLLQYHDAKVLEHASICLTRIVEAFASCPDRLDELCNHGLVTQAASLISTSNSGGGQASLSSSTYTGLIRLISTCASGSPLGAKSLLLLGISGILKDILSGSGMVANMSISPALSRPPEQICEIVNLANELLPPLPQGTISLPSSTNLLTKGSLSRKSSKQEDTNGSTVEISAREKLLNDQPELLQQFGVDLLPVMVQIYGSSVNSPVRHRCLSIIGKLMYFSSSDMIQTLMKVTNISSFLAGVLAWKDPQVLIPALQIADILMGKLPGTFTKMFVREGVIHAVDILILGGSTIASPAEKDSDSVSKTASRSRRSQRSKPDLHGTDDSKIPVSTVGSPPNSVEHPTGNLSMRVTVSASAKAFKDKYFPSAPGSSEVGITDDLVHLKNLCLKLSSGVDDQRSKSKGKSKAFVSSSLSDIPSIKEENLIVVVSEMLSELSKGDGVSTFEFIGSGVVTALLNYFSCGYFSKDRISEANLSVLRQQVIQRYKAFITISLPTSLDEGRLAPMSVLVQKLQNALASLERFPVVLSHSTRSSGGSARPSSGLSSLAQPFKLRLCRAQGEKLLRDYSSNVVLIDPLASLAAVEDFLWPRVQRNDSSQNPSLSANKSESKSTPTGASASNPSSDGRRHSSRSRTSVNIGETTKMDLSQEKKAGSSKGKGKAVLKPASEDPKGPQTRNARRRAALDRDIQMKHTSGDTTSEDDEPDVSPIDMDDALVIEDDEISDDEDDDQDDVLLDDSLPLCMPDRVHDVKLGDPIEENSTVPVTSDSKTNPAPGSSSRVGAVKDFDSTEFRSSTSFGSRGAMSFAAAAMAGLASANGRGIRGGRDRLGRPLVGSNDPPRLVFSAGGKQLNKNLTIYQAIQRQLVVDETDDERFTSNDFISSDGSRFWSDVYTITYQRADNQNEKGPAGTSNSPSASKSSKINSNSNAEPPHRVSLLDSILQGELPCDLEKSNSTYNILALLRVLEGLNQLSPRLRVQALMDSYSEGKISNLDILGVTGVRVPGEEFINSKLTPKLSRQIQDALALCSGSLPAWCSQLTKSCPFLFPFEIRRQYLYSTAFGLSRALHRLQQQGADGHGSSNEREVRVGRLQRQKVRVSRNRILDSAAKVMELYSSQKTVLEVEYFGEVGTGLGPTLEFYTLLSHDLQKASLGMWRSSFQPNKPPTMEVTDIAHSPLGLFPRPWAPNSNTSDGSQFSKVVEHFRLLGRVMAKALQDGRLLDLSFSTAFYKLVLGQDLELYDILSFDAELGRNLQELQTLVSRKHLLESSSSLTNEDTMSLHFRGVPVEDLCLDFTLPGHSDYVLKSGEETVDIDSLEEYISLVVDATVKTGITMQMEAFRAGFNQVFDISSLQIFSPHELDYLLCGRRELWKAETLVEHIKFDHGYTAKSPAIVNLLEIMGEFTPEHQRSFCQFVTGAPRLPPGGLAVLSPKLTIVRKHSSVAGNALSSGGNGALETADDDLPSVTTCANYLKLPPYSTKEIMYKKLLYAINEGQGSFDLS, from the exons ATGGAAACTCGGAGTCGGAAGCGGGCGGAGGCTACCTCATCGGCCCCTTCTTCCTCTCCTGTTACCCGTTCTAGTAAACGAGCTCGTACTTCTGCCgccgctgctgctgctgctgctgctacaCCTTCACTAGCTGTATCTACAACGTCCAAGGTTGCTGTCACTGTCACTACATCCGATCGAGGTCGATCAATCTCAACTAGGTCTCGTGGTGGTAGGTCGAAAGAGCTATCTGTTTCATCTACTAAAATGGATTCGACAAATGAACCTTCGGGTTCTGGAAACCGCGGAGGGAGAAGAGGAAGGAACAACCCTGCGGAGAAAGGGAAGGAGAAAGAGCATGAAGTTAGGGTTAGGgatagagaaagagaaagggaGATTGAAAGGAACATACTGGAGATGGAGGCTGGTGCGGATGAAGATGATAACGACAGTGAAGGAGCTGCTGGCTTATTGCACCAGAACTTGACTTCTGCAAACAGTGCCCTTCAAGGTCTCCTAAGAAAGTTGGGTGCTGGATTAGATGATTTTTTTCCTCCATCAGCCATTGCTTCATCCTCTCAACAGAATGGGAGGCTTAAGAAGATTTTATCTGGGCTGAGGAGTGATGGAGAGGAAGGAAAGCAAGTGGAGGCATTGACCCAGCTCTGTGAGATGCTTTCCATTGGGACTGAAGAGTCACTCAGTTCATTTTCTGTGGATTCCTTTGTACCAGTCCTTGTTGGGCTTCTTAACCATGAGAGTAATCCGGACATCATGCTTCTAGCTGCACGAGCATTAACTCATCTCTGCGACGTGCTTCCATCTTCATGCGCGGCAGTTGTGCATTATGGTGCAGTATCTTGTTTAGTGGCTCGGTTGCTGACGATCGAGTATATGGACTTGGCTGAACAG TCACTGCAAGCATTGAAGAAGATTTCACAGGAGCATCCAACTGCTTGTTTAAGAGCTGGTGCTCTCATGGCTGTGCTTTCATATCTTGATTTCTTCTCTACTGGTGTCCAG CGTGTAGCATTGTCTACTGCAGCGAATATGTGTAAAAAACTCCCTTCAGATGCTGCTGACTTTGTGATGGAAGCTGTTCCATTGCTGACAAATCTCCTTCAATATCATGATGCAAAg GTGCTAGAGCATGCTTCAATCTGCTTGACTCGAATTGTTGAGGCATTTGCATCCTGTCCTGATAGGCTGGATGAGCTATGCAATCATGGTCTGGTTACTCAAGCTGCCTCACTGATTTCAACAAGTAATTCTGGAGGTGGACAAGCATCACTTAGCTCATCTACATACACT GGCTTAATTCGGTTGATTTCCACATGTGCTAGTGGCTCGCCTTTGGGGGCAAAATCTTTACTGCTCCTTGGAATTAGTGGCATCCTTAAAGATATATTATCAGGTTCAGGGATGGTTGCTAATATGTCCATTTCTCCTGCTTTGAGTAGGCCACCAGAGCAG ATTTGTGAGATTGTGAACCTTGCGAATGAGCTTCTTCCGCCACTTCCTCAAGGAACCATATCTCTTCCATCCAGCACTAATCTATTGACCAAAGGATCTCTTTCAAGGAAGTCTAGTAAACAGGAGGACACAAATGGAAGCACTGTTGAGATTTCAGCTCGAGAAAAGTTATTAAATGATCAGCCGGAGCTTCTGCAGCAATTTGGGGTGGATCTTCTTCCGGTTATGGTTCAG ATATATGGCTCTAGCGTTAATAGCCCTGTCCGCCACAGGTGTCTTTCCATTATTGGAAAGTTGATGTACTTTAGTAGTTCAGACATGATCCAAACTTTAATGAAGGTGACAAATATCTCCAG CTTCCTTGCGGGTGTTTTAGCATGGAAAGATCCTCAAGTCTTGATTCCTGCTCTTCAAATAGCTGACATTTTGATGGGAAAACTTCCTGGAACTTTTACTAAGATGTTTGTGAGAGAGGGTGTCATTCATGCTGTAGATATCCTTATATTAGGTGGTAGCACAATTGCCTCTCCTGCAGAGAAGGATAGTGATTCTGTTTCTAAAACAGCATCACGCTCTAGGCGATCCCAGCGCTCAAAACCAGATTTGCATGGTACTGATGATTCCAAAATTCCAGTTTCCACTGTTGGTTCACCTCCTAATTCAGTAGAACATCCAACTGGCAATTTGAGTATGCGGGTGACAGTAAGTGCATCTGCCAAAGCTTTCAAGGATAAGTATTTCCCTTCAGCCCCTGGTTCCAGTGAAGTTGGGATTACAGATGATCTTGTGCATCTGAAGAATCTTTGCTTGAAGTTAAGCTCTGGTGTTGACGATCAAAGAAGTAAATCAAAAGGGAAATCTAAAGCTTTTGTGTCTAGCAGCTTATCTGATATTCCTTCTATTAAAGAGGAGAACTTGATTGTTGTGGTGTCTGAAATGTTGTCGGAGTTGAGCAAAGGGGATGGTGTCTCGACTTTTGAATTTATTGGTAGTGGTGTTGTAACAGCATTACTGAACTATTTTTCTTGTGGATATTTCTCCAAGGACAGGATTTCAGAAGCTAACCTTTCCGTGCTTCGCCAACAAGTTATACAGAGATACAAGGCATTTATCACCATTTCTCTACCAACCAGTCTTGATGAGGGGAGATTGGCACCTATGAGTGTCTTAGTTCAGAAGCTTCAGAATGCGTTGGCCTCACTGGAAAGATTTCCAGTTGTGCTTAGTCACTCTACACGATCCTCTGGTGGAAGTGCGCGACCTTCTTCTGGTTTAAGTTCCTTAGCACAGCCATTTAAGTTGCGTCTTTGCAGGGCCCAAGGAGAAAAATTACTCCGTGATTATTCTTCCAATGTGGTACTTATTGATCCATTAGCAAGTCTTGCAGCTGTAGAAGATTTTCTTTGGCCTCGTGTACAACGTAACGATTCCAGTCAAAACCCTTCACTCTCTGCAAATAAATCTGAATCAAAGAGTACACCTACAGGGGCTAGTGCTTCGAATCCCTCTTCTGATGGTCGTCGTCATTCCAGTCGATCCAGAACCTCTGTCAATATTGGAGAAACAACAAAAATGGATTTATCACAAGAGAAAAAAGCTGGTTCATCAAAAGGGAAGGGTAAAGCTGTCCTAAAGCCAGCCTCAGAGGATCCAAAAGGGCCTCAAACCAGAAATGCCCGTAGAAGAGCAGCTCTTGATAGAGACATACAAATGAAGCATACAAGTGGTGATACAACTTCTGAA GATGATGAGCCAGATGTGTCTCCCATTGACATGGATGATGCCCTGGTGATTGAAGATGATGAAATctcggatgatgaagatgatgaccaAGATGAT GTACTACTTGACGATTCCCTCCCTCTATGCATGCCTGACAGAGTACATGATGTTAAACTCGGGGACCCAATTGAGGAAAATTCAACTGTTCCTGTGACAAGTGATAGCAAGACCAACCCTGCTCCTGGTTCCAGTAGTAGAGTTGGTGCGGTTAAGGATTTCGATTCTACTGAGTTTAGGAGTAGTACCTCCTTTGGTTCAAGGGGTGCAATGTCATTTGCTGCTGCTGCCATGGCCGGGCTTGCATCTGCAAATGGTAGAGGAATTAGAGGAGGAAGGGATAGATTAGGGCGTCCTTTGGTTGGTTCAAACGATCCTCCCAGATTGGTATTCTCTGCAGGTGGAAAGCAGCTCAATAAGAACCTGACAATATACCAGGCCATTCAACGTCAGCTTGTTGTGGATGAGACTGATGACGAGCGCTTTACCAGCAATGACTTCATATCTAGTGATGGAAGTCGCTTTTGGAGTGATGTTTACACTATCACGTATCAGAGGGCTGACAATCAAAATGAGAAAGGTCCTGCTGGAACATCTAATTCTCCAAGCGCATCTAAATCTAGCAAAATCAATTCAAACTCCAATGCGGAGCCACCTCATCGTGTGTCATTACTTGATAGTATTTTGCAAGGGGAGCTTCCTTGTGATCTTGAGAAGAGCAATTCTACCTACAACATTTTAGCACTTCTTCGTGTCTTAGAAGGTTTGAATCAGCTTTCTCCTAGATTGAGGGTCCAAGCATTAATGGATAGTTATTCTGAAGGAAAAATATCTAACCTTGATATTCTTGGTGTGACTGGGGTTAGAGTCCCTGGAGAGGAATTCATTAACAGTAAGCTTACCCCAAAGTTGTCTCGTCAAATCCAGGATGCTCTTGCACTTTGTAGTGGAAGTCTTCCAGCATGGTGTTCCCAGCTGACAAAATCATGTCCTTTCTTgtttccttttgagattcggcgTCAGTACTTATATTCAACTGCTTTTGGATTATCGAGAGCGCTACATCGTTTGCAGCAGCAGGGTGCGGATGGTCATGGATCATCCAATGAAAGGGAGGTGAGAGTTGGTAGGTTGCAGCGCCAGAAAGTTCGTGTATCTCGTAACCGTATTCTGGATTCTGCTGCAAAGGTTATGGAGCTATATTCGAGCCAAAAGACTGTTTTGGAGGTAGAGTATTTTGGTGAAGTTGGTACAGGATTGGGTCCTACTTTGGAATTTTACACCCTTTTGAGTCATGATTTACAAAAAGCTTCACTTGGAATGTGGAGGTCAAGTTTTCAACCTAATAAACCTCCTACAATGGAAGTTACAGATATTGCTCACTCTCCACTTGGCTTGTTCCCTCGTCCTTGGGCACCAAATTCTAATACATCTGATGGAAGCCAATTTTCAAAGGTGGTTGAGCATTTTAGATTGCTAGGTCGTGTGATGGCTAAAGCTCTTCAGGATGGGAGACTTTTAGATCTTTCATTCTCAACAGCTTTTTATAAGCTTGTCCTCGGGCAG GACCTTGAATTGTACGATATTCTTTCTTTTGATGCTGAACTGGGGAGAAATCTACAAGAATTGCAAACCCTAGTATCCAGAAAACATCTTTTGGAATCTTCtagcagtctaactaatgaagATACTATGAGCTTACATTTTCGTGGGGTTCCCGTAGAGGATCTTTGTTTGGATTTCACCCTTCCTGGCCATTCAGACTATGTCCTGAAATCTGGAGAAGAAACT GTGGACATTGATAGTTTGGAGGAATACATATCCTTAGTTGTTGATGCCACCGTAAAGACAGGGATAACAATGCAAATGGAAGCATTTAGAGCTGGATTCAATCAA GTTTTTGACATTTCTTCTCTACAAATCTTTTCACCCCATGAATTAGATTATCTTCTTTGTGGACGCAGAGAATTGTGGAAg GCCGAGACACTGGTGGAacacatcaaatttgatcatgGTTATACCGCGAAGAGCCCTGCGATTGTTAAC ttGCTGGAGATTATGGGTGAGTTCACTCCAGAGCATCAAAGATCCTTCTGTCAGTTTGTTACTGGTGCACCTCGCCTTCCACCTGGCGGTCTGGCAGTTCTGAGCCCCAAACTAACAATTGTCAGAAAG
- the LOC124936171 gene encoding E3 ubiquitin-protein ligase UPL3-like isoform X1, with the protein METRSRKRAEATSSAPSSSPVTRSSKRARTSAAAAAAAAATPSLAVSTTSKVAVTVTTSDRGRSISTRSRGGRSKELSVSSTKMDSTNEPSGSGNRGGRRGRNNPAEKGKEKEHEVRVRDREREREIERNILEMEAGADEDDNDSEGAAGLLHQNLTSANSALQGLLRKLGAGLDDFFPPSAIASSSQQNGRLKKILSGLRSDGEEGKQVEALTQLCEMLSIGTEESLSSFSVDSFVPVLVGLLNHESNPDIMLLAARALTHLCDVLPSSCAAVVHYGAVSCLVARLLTIEYMDLAEQSLQALKKISQEHPTACLRAGALMAVLSYLDFFSTGVQRVALSTAANMCKKLPSDAADFVMEAVPLLTNLLQYHDAKVLEHASICLTRIVEAFASCPDRLDELCNHGLVTQAASLISTSNSGGGQASLSSSTYTGLIRLISTCASGSPLGAKSLLLLGISGILKDILSGSGMVANMSISPALSRPPEQICEIVNLANELLPPLPQGTISLPSSTNLLTKGSLSRKSSKQEDTNGSTVEISAREKLLNDQPELLQQFGVDLLPVMVQIYGSSVNSPVRHRCLSIIGKLMYFSSSDMIQTLMKVTNISSFLAGVLAWKDPQVLIPALQIADILMGKLPGTFTKMFVREGVIHAVDILILGGSTIASPAEKDSDSVSKTASRSRRSQRSKPDLHGTDDSKIPVSTVGSPPNSVEHPTGNLSMRVTVSASAKAFKDKYFPSAPGSSEVGITDDLVHLKNLCLKLSSGVDDQRSKSKGKSKAFVSSSLSDIPSIKEENLIVVVSEMLSELSKGDGVSTFEFIGSGVVTALLNYFSCGYFSKDRISEANLSVLRQQVIQRYKAFITISLPTSLDEGRLAPMSVLVQKLQNALASLERFPVVLSHSTRSSGGSARPSSGLSSLAQPFKLRLCRAQGEKLLRDYSSNVVLIDPLASLAAVEDFLWPRVQRNDSSQNPSLSANKSESKSTPTGASASNPSSDGRRHSSRSRTSVNIGETTKMDLSQEKKAGSSKGKGKAVLKPASEDPKGPQTRNARRRAALDRDIQMKHTSGDTTSEDDEPDVSPIDMDDALVIEDDEISDDEDDDQDDVLLDDSLPLCMPDRVHDVKLGDPIEENSTVPVTSDSKTNPAPGSSSRVGAVKDFDSTEFRSSTSFGSRGAMSFAAAAMAGLASANGRGIRGGRDRLGRPLVGSNDPPRLVFSAGGKQLNKNLTIYQAIQRQLVVDETDDERFTSNDFISSDGSRFWSDVYTITYQRADNQNEKGPAGTSNSPSASKSSKINSNSNAEPPHRVSLLDSILQGELPCDLEKSNSTYNILALLRVLEGLNQLSPRLRVQALMDSYSEGKISNLDILGVTGVRVPGEEFINSKLTPKLSRQIQDALALCSGSLPAWCSQLTKSCPFLFPFEIRRQYLYSTAFGLSRALHRLQQQGADGHGSSNEREVRVGRLQRQKVRVSRNRILDSAAKVMELYSSQKTVLEVEYFGEVGTGLGPTLEFYTLLSHDLQKASLGMWRSSFQPNKPPTMEVTDIAHSPLGLFPRPWAPNSNTSDGSQFSKVVEHFRLLGRVMAKALQDGRLLDLSFSTAFYKLVLGQDLELYDILSFDAELGRNLQELQTLVSRKHLLESSSSLTNEDTMSLHFRGVPVEDLCLDFTLPGHSDYVLKSGEETVDIDSLEEYISLVVDATVKTGITMQMEAFRAGFNQVFDISSLQIFSPHELDYLLCGRRELWKAETLVEHIKFDHGYTAKSPAIVNLLEIMGEFTPEHQRSFCQFVTGAPRLPPGGLAVLSPKLTIVRKHSSVAGNALTSSGNGASETADDDLPSVMTCANYLKLPPYSTKEIMYKKLLYAINEGQGSFDLS; encoded by the exons ATGGAAACTCGGAGTCGGAAGCGGGCGGAGGCTACCTCATCGGCCCCTTCTTCCTCTCCTGTTACCCGTTCTAGTAAACGAGCTCGTACTTCTGCCgccgctgctgctgctgctgctgctacaCCTTCACTAGCTGTATCTACAACGTCCAAGGTTGCTGTCACTGTCACTACATCCGATCGAGGTCGATCAATCTCAACTAGGTCTCGTGGTGGTAGGTCGAAAGAGCTATCTGTTTCATCTACTAAAATGGATTCGACAAATGAACCTTCGGGTTCTGGAAACCGCGGAGGGAGAAGAGGAAGGAACAACCCTGCGGAGAAAGGGAAGGAGAAAGAGCATGAAGTTAGGGTTAGGgatagagaaagagaaagggaGATTGAAAGGAACATACTGGAGATGGAGGCTGGTGCGGATGAAGATGATAACGACAGTGAAGGAGCTGCTGGCTTATTGCACCAGAACTTGACTTCTGCAAACAGTGCCCTTCAAGGTCTCCTAAGAAAGTTGGGTGCTGGATTAGATGATTTTTTTCCTCCATCAGCCATTGCTTCATCCTCTCAACAGAATGGGAGGCTTAAGAAGATTTTATCTGGGCTGAGGAGTGATGGAGAGGAAGGAAAGCAAGTGGAGGCATTGACCCAGCTCTGTGAGATGCTTTCCATTGGGACTGAAGAGTCACTCAGTTCATTTTCTGTGGATTCCTTTGTACCAGTCCTTGTTGGGCTTCTTAACCATGAGAGTAATCCGGACATCATGCTTCTAGCTGCACGAGCATTAACTCATCTCTGCGACGTGCTTCCATCTTCATGCGCGGCAGTTGTGCATTATGGTGCAGTATCTTGTTTAGTGGCTCGGTTGCTGACGATCGAGTATATGGACTTGGCTGAACAG TCACTGCAAGCATTGAAGAAGATTTCACAGGAGCATCCAACTGCTTGTTTAAGAGCTGGTGCTCTCATGGCTGTGCTTTCATATCTTGATTTCTTCTCTACTGGTGTCCAG CGTGTAGCATTGTCTACTGCAGCGAATATGTGTAAAAAACTCCCTTCAGATGCTGCTGACTTTGTGATGGAAGCTGTTCCATTGCTGACAAATCTCCTTCAATATCATGATGCAAAg GTGCTAGAGCATGCTTCAATCTGCTTGACTCGAATTGTTGAGGCATTTGCATCCTGTCCTGATAGGCTGGATGAGCTATGCAATCATGGTCTGGTTACTCAAGCTGCCTCACTGATTTCAACAAGTAATTCTGGAGGTGGACAAGCATCACTTAGCTCATCTACATACACT GGCTTAATTCGGTTGATTTCCACATGTGCTAGTGGCTCGCCTTTGGGGGCAAAATCTTTACTGCTCCTTGGAATTAGTGGCATCCTTAAAGATATATTATCAGGTTCAGGGATGGTTGCTAATATGTCCATTTCTCCTGCTTTGAGTAGGCCACCAGAGCAG ATTTGTGAGATTGTGAACCTTGCGAATGAGCTTCTTCCGCCACTTCCTCAAGGAACCATATCTCTTCCATCCAGCACTAATCTATTGACCAAAGGATCTCTTTCAAGGAAGTCTAGTAAACAGGAGGACACAAATGGAAGCACTGTTGAGATTTCAGCTCGAGAAAAGTTATTAAATGATCAGCCGGAGCTTCTGCAGCAATTTGGGGTGGATCTTCTTCCGGTTATGGTTCAG ATATATGGCTCTAGCGTTAATAGCCCTGTCCGCCACAGGTGTCTTTCCATTATTGGAAAGTTGATGTACTTTAGTAGTTCAGACATGATCCAAACTTTAATGAAGGTGACAAATATCTCCAG CTTCCTTGCGGGTGTTTTAGCATGGAAAGATCCTCAAGTCTTGATTCCTGCTCTTCAAATAGCTGACATTTTGATGGGAAAACTTCCTGGAACTTTTACTAAGATGTTTGTGAGAGAGGGTGTCATTCATGCTGTAGATATCCTTATATTAGGTGGTAGCACAATTGCCTCTCCTGCAGAGAAGGATAGTGATTCTGTTTCTAAAACAGCATCACGCTCTAGGCGATCCCAGCGCTCAAAACCAGATTTGCATGGTACTGATGATTCCAAAATTCCAGTTTCCACTGTTGGTTCACCTCCTAATTCAGTAGAACATCCAACTGGCAATTTGAGTATGCGGGTGACAGTAAGTGCATCTGCCAAAGCTTTCAAGGATAAGTATTTCCCTTCAGCCCCTGGTTCCAGTGAAGTTGGGATTACAGATGATCTTGTGCATCTGAAGAATCTTTGCTTGAAGTTAAGCTCTGGTGTTGACGATCAAAGAAGTAAATCAAAAGGGAAATCTAAAGCTTTTGTGTCTAGCAGCTTATCTGATATTCCTTCTATTAAAGAGGAGAACTTGATTGTTGTGGTGTCTGAAATGTTGTCGGAGTTGAGCAAAGGGGATGGTGTCTCGACTTTTGAATTTATTGGTAGTGGTGTTGTAACAGCATTACTGAACTATTTTTCTTGTGGATATTTCTCCAAGGACAGGATTTCAGAAGCTAACCTTTCCGTGCTTCGCCAACAAGTTATACAGAGATACAAGGCATTTATCACCATTTCTCTACCAACCAGTCTTGATGAGGGGAGATTGGCACCTATGAGTGTCTTAGTTCAGAAGCTTCAGAATGCGTTGGCCTCACTGGAAAGATTTCCAGTTGTGCTTAGTCACTCTACACGATCCTCTGGTGGAAGTGCGCGACCTTCTTCTGGTTTAAGTTCCTTAGCACAGCCATTTAAGTTGCGTCTTTGCAGGGCCCAAGGAGAAAAATTACTCCGTGATTATTCTTCCAATGTGGTACTTATTGATCCATTAGCAAGTCTTGCAGCTGTAGAAGATTTTCTTTGGCCTCGTGTACAACGTAACGATTCCAGTCAAAACCCTTCACTCTCTGCAAATAAATCTGAATCAAAGAGTACACCTACAGGGGCTAGTGCTTCGAATCCCTCTTCTGATGGTCGTCGTCATTCCAGTCGATCCAGAACCTCTGTCAATATTGGAGAAACAACAAAAATGGATTTATCACAAGAGAAAAAAGCTGGTTCATCAAAAGGGAAGGGTAAAGCTGTCCTAAAGCCAGCCTCAGAGGATCCAAAAGGGCCTCAAACCAGAAATGCCCGTAGAAGAGCAGCTCTTGATAGAGACATACAAATGAAGCATACAAGTGGTGATACAACTTCTGAA GATGATGAGCCAGATGTGTCTCCCATTGACATGGATGATGCCCTGGTGATTGAAGATGATGAAATctcggatgatgaagatgatgaccaAGATGAT GTACTACTTGACGATTCCCTCCCTCTATGCATGCCTGACAGAGTACATGATGTTAAACTCGGGGACCCAATTGAGGAAAATTCAACTGTTCCTGTGACAAGTGATAGCAAGACCAACCCTGCTCCTGGTTCCAGTAGTAGAGTTGGTGCGGTTAAGGATTTCGATTCTACTGAGTTTAGGAGTAGTACCTCCTTTGGTTCAAGGGGTGCAATGTCATTTGCTGCTGCTGCCATGGCCGGGCTTGCATCTGCAAATGGTAGAGGAATTAGAGGAGGAAGGGATAGATTAGGGCGTCCTTTGGTTGGTTCAAACGATCCTCCCAGATTGGTATTCTCTGCAGGTGGAAAGCAGCTCAATAAGAACCTGACAATATACCAGGCCATTCAACGTCAGCTTGTTGTGGATGAGACTGATGACGAGCGCTTTACCAGCAATGACTTCATATCTAGTGATGGAAGTCGCTTTTGGAGTGATGTTTACACTATCACGTATCAGAGGGCTGACAATCAAAATGAGAAAGGTCCTGCTGGAACATCTAATTCTCCAAGCGCATCTAAATCTAGCAAAATCAATTCAAACTCCAATGCGGAGCCACCTCATCGTGTGTCATTACTTGATAGTATTTTGCAAGGGGAGCTTCCTTGTGATCTTGAGAAGAGCAATTCTACCTACAACATTTTAGCACTTCTTCGTGTCTTAGAAGGTTTGAATCAGCTTTCTCCTAGATTGAGGGTCCAAGCATTAATGGATAGTTATTCTGAAGGAAAAATATCTAACCTTGATATTCTTGGTGTGACTGGGGTTAGAGTCCCTGGAGAGGAATTCATTAACAGTAAGCTTACCCCAAAGTTGTCTCGTCAAATCCAGGATGCTCTTGCACTTTGTAGTGGAAGTCTTCCAGCATGGTGTTCCCAGCTGACAAAATCATGTCCTTTCTTgtttccttttgagattcggcgTCAGTACTTATATTCAACTGCTTTTGGATTATCGAGAGCGCTACATCGTTTGCAGCAGCAGGGTGCGGATGGTCATGGATCATCCAATGAAAGGGAGGTGAGAGTTGGTAGGTTGCAGCGCCAGAAAGTTCGTGTATCTCGTAACCGTATTCTGGATTCTGCTGCAAAGGTTATGGAGCTATATTCGAGCCAAAAGACTGTTTTGGAGGTAGAGTATTTTGGTGAAGTTGGTACAGGATTGGGTCCTACTTTGGAATTTTACACCCTTTTGAGTCATGATTTACAAAAAGCTTCACTTGGAATGTGGAGGTCAAGTTTTCAACCTAATAAACCTCCTACAATGGAAGTTACAGATATTGCTCACTCTCCACTTGGCTTGTTCCCTCGTCCTTGGGCACCAAATTCTAATACATCTGATGGAAGCCAATTTTCAAAGGTGGTTGAGCATTTTAGATTGCTAGGTCGTGTGATGGCTAAAGCTCTTCAGGATGGGAGACTTTTAGATCTTTCATTCTCAACAGCTTTTTATAAGCTTGTCCTCGGGCAG GACCTTGAATTGTACGATATTCTTTCTTTTGATGCTGAACTGGGGAGAAATCTACAAGAATTGCAAACCCTAGTATCCAGAAAACATCTTTTGGAATCTTCtagcagtctaactaatgaagATACTATGAGCTTACATTTTCGTGGGGTTCCCGTAGAGGATCTTTGTTTGGATTTCACCCTTCCTGGCCATTCAGACTATGTCCTGAAATCTGGAGAAGAAACT GTGGACATTGATAGTTTGGAGGAATACATATCCTTAGTTGTTGATGCCACCGTAAAGACAGGGATAACAATGCAAATGGAAGCATTTAGAGCTGGATTCAATCAA GTTTTTGACATTTCTTCTCTACAAATCTTTTCACCCCATGAATTAGATTATCTTCTTTGTGGACGCAGAGAATTGTGGAAg GCCGAGACACTGGTGGAacacatcaaatttgatcatgGTTATACCGCGAAGAGCCCTGCGATTGTTAAC ttGCTGGAGATTATGGGTGAGTTCACTCCAGAGCATCAAAGATCCTTCTGTCAGTTTGTTACTGGTGCACCTCGCCTTCCACCTGGCGGTCTGGCAGTTCTGAGCCCCAAACTAACAATTGTCAGAAAG CACTCATCCGTGGCTGGAAATGCATTGACCAGCAGTGGCAACGGAGCATCGGAAACTGCAGATGATGACTTGCCCAGTGTAATGACGTGTGCCAACTATCTCAAGCTTCCTCCATATTCTACCAAG GAAATCATGTACAAGAAGTTGCTTTATGCAATCAATGAAGGGCAAGGATCCTTCGACTTGTCATGA